A window of Lagopus muta isolate bLagMut1 chromosome 16, bLagMut1 primary, whole genome shotgun sequence contains these coding sequences:
- the ZFP64 gene encoding zinc finger protein 64 isoform X3, which yields MDQVSAPEFVFEHGYQTYLPSESSEPPAAAIVSTPPKARSRKSTSSLTQKKLNCWYPGCQFKTSYGMKDMERHLRTHTGDKPHKCDVCSKCFSRKDKLKMHMRSHTGVKPYKCKHCDYAAADSSSLNKHQRIHSNERPFKCQICPYASRNSSQLTVHLRSHTGDAPFQCQMCPAKFKINSDLKRHMRVHSGEKPYKCEYCEVRCAMKGNLKSHIRIKHSMENTLKCPECEFQCGNKTSLRHHIRTHQPEQPVKCSECNYSCSNKAALKVHERIHCKDRPFKCEFCSFDTKQRSNLTTHMRKAHGDKVKTKKQTVEKKEGDRPKQGGSRQVAKLDAKKAFKCDLCDASFVREDSLRSHKKQHSMYSGSKSNELAVLQLQMDPSRQASAPITVSHLQVPIQAAQVSPYNEGRVKIIVGHQVPQTNSIVQAASVNVVPPALVSQNQEELSANSRLQLLGQVSLLAPPPPPSSQSEAGPVAQPAVLLTTHDQSDGTALHQTLIPAAAVSGHEASANQAFITSSGISCADLEGLNALIQEGATEVTVVSDGGQSITVSTSAPPPPIFSSSSHTEAPKQTYSIIQSGAHTALLCPADSIPD from the exons CCGAAAGCACGATCAAGGAAGTCAACTTCCTCGCTTACGCAGAAGAAACTGAACTGCTGGTATCCAG GTTGCCAGTTCAAGACTTCCTATGGTATGAAGGACATGGAACGTCATCTGCGAACACACACAG gaGACAAGCCCCACAAGTGTGATGTTTGCAGCAAATGTTTCAGTCGCAAAGACAAGCTGAAGATGCACATGCGATCTCATACTGGGGTGAAGCCTTACAAGTGCAAGCACTGTGACTATGCAGCCGCTGACAGCAGCAGTCTCAACAAGCACCAGCGCATTCATTCCAATGAGCGTCCCTTTAAATGCCAGATCTGCCCTTATGCGAGCCGCAACTCCAGCCAGCTGACTGTACATCTCAGATCCCACACGG GAGATGCTCCTTTCCAATGTCAGATGTGTCCTGCTAAGTTTAAAATCAACTCGGACTTGAAAAGGCACATGCGTGTGCATTCTGGTGAGAAGCCTTACAAGTGTGAGTACTGTGAGGTTCGCTGTGCTATGAAAGGAAACCTGAAATCACACATTCGTATAAAACACAGCATGGAAAATACTCTCAAGTGTCCAGAGTGTGAGTTCCAGtgtggaaacaaaacaagcctTCGACACCACATAAGAACTCACCAGCCCGAGCAGCCAGTGAAGTGCTCAGAGTGCAACTACTCTTGCTCCAACAAGGCAGCTCTGAAAGTGCATGAGCGAATTCATTGCAAAGATCGTCCATTCAAATGCGAGTTCTGCAGCTTTGACACCAAGCAGCGGAGTAACCTGACGACTCACATGAGGAAAGCTCATGGAGACAAAGTCAAGACCAAGAAGCAAACTgtggagaagaaggaaggagataGGCCAAAGCAAGGCGGCTCCAGGCAGGTTGCCAAATTAGATGCCAAGAAGGCATTTAAGTGCGATCTGTGTGACGCCTCCTTTGTCCGAGAAGATTCTCTTAGGAGTCACAAGAAGCAGCACAGTATGTACAGTGGATCTAAAAGTAACGAACTGGCTGTTCTGCAGCTCCAGATGGACCCCAGTCGACAGGCCAGTGCCCCGATCACCGTCAGTCACCTCCAGGTCCCGATTCAGGCTGCTCAGGTTTCTCCATATAATGAGGGAAGGGTCAAGATCATTGTGGGTCACCAGGTCCCTCAGACTAACAGCATAGTTCAGGCTGCGTCAGTGAACGTTGTGCCCCCTGCGTTAGTCAGCCAGAATCAGGAGGAGCTCTCTGCCAACAGCCGCCTGCAGCTTCTGGGCCAGGTCAGCTTGTtggcgccgccgccgcctcccagCTCTCAGAGTGAAGCAGGGCCTGTGGCCCAGCCAGCGGTTCTTCTCACAACCCATGACCAGAGTGATGGAACTGCTTTGCATCAGACTCtgattcctgctgctgctgtcagcgGCCACGAGGCTTCAGCAAACCAAGCTTTCATCACCAGCTCTGGAATCAGCTGCGCTGATTTAGAAGGCCTGAATGCCTTGATACAAGAAGGAGCAACAGAAGTGACTGTGGTTAGTGATGGAGGTCAGAGCATTACAGTGTCCACTTCAgcccctcctcctcccattTTCTCTTCATCCTCTCACACAGAAGCCCCTAAACAGACCTACTCCATCATCCAGAGTGGAGCCCATACAGCTCTACTGTGTCCAGCAGACTCCATACCAGATTAG